The following is a genomic window from Candidatus Zixiibacteriota bacterium.
ACTAAAATTACTCTGTACGGACAGGAAAAAGACTCCGCCACATCAGGTTTAGCCCGCATGAATATGATTTTACATGACAATGAGATAGCACTAATCGAGCAGGGTAATACATTGGCTAATCCTCTTTTTTTGAATGATAACGGCGCGCTTAAAACCTTTGATTATGTGGTTGCCAATCCGCCGTTTAGTGACAAACGTTGGGGTAATGGCGTTGACGCCGTCGGCGACATCCATGGCCGGTTTAAAGATTTTGGTATTCCTCCCTCAAAAAACGGAGATTACGCTTACCTGCTTCATATTATCCGTTCGCTGAAAAGCAAAGCCAAAGGCGCGTGCATTCTCCCGCATGGAGTTTTGTTCAGAGGAAACGCGGAAGCGGAAATCCGCACAAACATTATCAGGAGAGGATACATCAAGGGGATTATCGGTCTGCCGGCTAATCTGTTTTATGGAACTGGTATTCCTGCCTGTATTATTGTGCTCGATAAAGAAAATGCTCATAACCGCAAAGGCATATTCATGATTGATGCCAGTAAAGGTTATATGAAGGACGGTCCGAAAAACCGGCTTCGCAGTATGGATATTCACAAGATAGTTGAAGTTTTTAACAAGCAGCTTGAGATTGATAAATATTCGAAAATGATCCCGTTTGCCGCAATTGAGAAAAATGAATACAACCTCAACATTCCCCGCTATATAGACAGTCAAGAGCCCGAAGATATTCAGGATATTGAAGCTCATTTGCTGGGTGATATTCCCAATGCTGATATTGACGCGCTGGAGAACTACTGGATGGTGTACCCTACTCTGAAAACCACTCTCTTTGGTAAAAGCAAGCGGGCGAAATATTCAAAGTTGAAAGTTGAAAAAGATTTAATTAAGCAGACGATTTTTGAGCATCCTGAATTTGCAGCGTTTGCAAAAAAAATGAATGCCCTGTTTACAAAGTGGAAAAAGAAAAGTGCCGGCTGCCTAAAAGCGCTACAAGCTGGCGCAAAACCCAAAGAGGTGATTTTTGATCTTTCTGAAAGCCTGCTGGCACAGTACACCGGCAAAAAGCTGATTGACAAATACGATGTCTATCAGCATCTGATGAACTATTGGGACGAGGTGATGCAGGATGATTGTTATATCATTGCTGTTGACGGCTGGAAAGCAGAAACTTATCGCATACTGGTTGAGAATAAAAAGAAGAAGATGGTAGATAAAGGCTGGACATGCGATCTTATCCCGAAAGAGCTGGTTATCAACCGATTCTTTGTTGAAGATAAGCAAGCCATTGAAGCATTAGCAGCAGAAAGTGAAACCATTGCCGGAAAGCTTACCGAGTTAGAAGAGGAACACAGCGGTGAGGATGGCGTTTTCGCAGAGCTGGATAAGGTAAGCAAAGGGAATGCGCAAAAGCTTTTAAAAGAGCTTAAAAACGAAACAGATGCCAAGAAAGAAATAAAAATCGTTGAGACCTACCTTGACCTGATAAAAAAACAAGCTGTTGCCAAAAAGCAAATTAAGGAAGCTCAAGCTGATTTAGATAATAAGCTTTATGCCAAATACCCGGCTCTTAGCGAAGACGAGATTAAAACGCTGGTAGTTGATGACAAATGGATGACCGCAATGGAAAAAGAGATTCGCACCGAAATGGATAGAATCAGCCAGCGGTTGACCCAGCGCGTAAAAGAACTTGCTGAACGCTACGAAACGCCTCTGCCTATACAGACGACCGAAGTTAGCAAGCTGGAAAAGAGAGTCAACGCTCATCTGAAGAAGATGGGGTTTTCATGGAAGTGAGGGAAGGCTACAAACAAACTGAGGTGGGTGTGATTCCAGAGGATTGGGAGGTAACAAAAGTGGGAGAGGTTGCGAATGTAAAAACTGGACCTTTTGGATCATCCCTTCATGAAAGAGATTATGTTACTGATGGAACTCCAATAATAACAGTTGAACATTTAGGTGAACAAGGAGTTTTTCATTATAATTTGCCGATGGTTTCAGATATTGACAAAAAAAGGCTGAATAGATATATACTTCAAACCAATGATATTGTTTTTAGTCGTGTAGGTTCAATTGATCGAAATTCATTGATAAGTCAAGAGGAAAATGGATGGCTGTTTTCTGGACGTTTATTAAGAATTCGGCTTGAATCAAAGCATAATGTTGCATCGTTTTTAAGTTATAACTTTCAACAAGAATCAACAAAACAACGCATAAGAAGTGTTGCTGTAGGTCAAACGATGGCTTCTCTAAATACTCAAATTCTAAAAAACATTTCTATTTCTCTCCCTCCCACCAAAGCCGAGCAAACCGCTATTGCTACCGCCTTAAGCGATGCCGATGCCCTGATCCAATCACTGGAGAAGCTCATTGCCAAGAAACGTAACATCAAGCAGGGAGCCATGCAGGAACTGCTTAGACCCGAAAAATGTGAAAAAGTGAAACTGCTTGGGGAAATTTGTGAAATAAATAAAGGTCAGCTCATTACATCAAATGATATCGTTTTTGGAGATGTTCCAGTTATTGCAGGAGGGAAAAGCCCTGCATATTATCACAATAAACCCAATAGATTAGGTAGAACAATAACCATTAGTGCCTCAGGGGCAAATGCCGGCTATGTGGCTTTTCATAAAACTCCGATTTTTGCATCAGATTGCTCAACAATTGAAGAAAGCGATAATTACTCAATTGAATTTATCTTTTATCTGCTTTGTCTCAAACAAAAAGAAATATATGCAACACAATCAGGAGGGGCTCAACCACATATTCATCCTATTGATTTATACCCAATTGAAACTCCTATTTTAGATATTGAAGAACAACAAAACATTGCAACCATCCTCTCCGACATGGATGCCGAAATATCCGCACTGGAAGCCAAGCTCGCCAAATACAAACAGGTAAAGCAGGGCATGATGCAGGAGCTATTAACAGGTAAAACGAGGTTGGTATGACACAAGTTGGTCAAATAGAACGGCTCACCCAAAATCGGGTCGTAAAATTATTTCATGATGAATTGCGCTATGACTACCTTGGTAATTGGGAAGGCCGACCCAATAATAGCAATATCGAGGAAGAAATATTAACCGCCTATCTTACTCAAAAAGGGTATAGCTCTATTCTTATCAATAAAGCGTTGTATGAGTTGCGAACAACCGCCAACAACTATAACGAAAGCCTCTACACCAACAACAAAAATGTCTATAAACTGCTTCGCTATGGTGTGCATGTAAAAGCTGAAGCGGGTGATAACTTCGAGCCAGTTCAGCTTATCGATTGGAAAAACCCGGAGAAGAATAATTTCGCTATTGCTGAAGAAGTAACCATAATGGGTAACCGTGAAAAACGGCCGGATATTGTTCTCTATGTAAATGGTATCGCTATTGGTGTCCTGGAACTAAAACGCAGCACGGTCTCTATCGGTGATGGTATCAGACAGAGCATTGTTAATCAGCAGAGAGAATTTATCGGTTCCTTCTTCTCTACGGTTCAGTTTATTTTTGCGGGGAATGATTCCGAAGGTTTGCGCTATGGGACTATCGGCACACCGGAGAAATTCTTCCTTAAATGGAAAGAAGATGTCGAGGATAATACACTTTCAAAACTGGATAAATATCTCCTGAAGATATGTTATAAAAAGCGGCTTATCGAACTCATGTACGACTTTGTGCTTTTTGACGGTGGTGTTAAGAAACTGCCGCGCGTGCATCAGTACTTTGCCGTTAAGGCTGCACAGGAACAGATTCGCAAGCGTGAAGGCGGCATCATCTGGCACACTCAGGGAAGCGGCAAAAGTATCATCATGGTGCTCCTCGCCAAGTGGATATTAGAGAACAATCACGATGCCCGTGTTGCTATCATAACCGACCGTGACGAATTAGATAAGCAGATAGAGCGGGTTTTTAATGATGTTGGAGAACCAATCAAGCGTTCAAAGAGCGGTCTTGATTTAATGGCACAACTGGCACAAGCGAAACCGAGATTGTTCTGTTCGCTGGTACACAAGTTCGGCAAAAAGAATGTCGACAATTTTGAGGAATTTATCAAGGACCTGGAGAGTAAACCGAGTCAGGCAGTTGGCGAGCTATTTCTATTTGTAGATGAATGCCACCGTACCGAAAGCGGCAAGCTTCACCGCACTATGAAAGCAATGCTGCCCGGTGCTGTTTTTATAGGTTTCACCGGTACACCGCTTCTGAAAAAGGATAAGCAAACCAGTCAGGAAGTATTCGGCAAGTTTATTCACACCTACAAGTTTAATGAAGCAGTAGATGATAACGTCGTACTCGATTTAGTGTATGAAGCCCGTGATATTGATCAAAGCATTTCATCACCTGAGCGGATTGATGCCTGGTTTGAGTTAAAGACAAGAGGTTTAAACGATTTTCAAAAATCTGAGCTAAAAAAGAAATGGGGCACTATGCAGAAGGTGCTCAGCTGCAAGTCACGTATGGAAAAAGTAGTAAGCGATATCATTTTCGATTTCAACGTAAAGCCAAGGCTCAGCTCTGAAAGAGGCAATGCGATTTTAGTAGCCTCAAGTATTTATGAAGCAAGCCGCTACTATGAGCTTTTTAACAATACCGGATTGAAAAACAGATGCGCCTTAGTTACATCATACAATCCAAGCAACAAAGATATCACTACAGAAGATACAGGAGCTAACACCGAAACCGAAAAAGAGACTATATATCAGATTTATTCTGAGTTATTGAAAAATGCAGCAGCAAAACCAAATAAAACAAAAACAGAATCATATGAGGATGATGTTAAAGAAGCGTTTATTAATGAGCCTGCAAATATGCGTCTTTTGGTTGTGGTTGATAAGCTTCTTGTTGGTTTTGATGCTCCGAGCTGCACTTATCTTTATATTGATAAATCCATGCAGGACCACGGTCTATTTCAAGCGATTTGCAGAGTAAACCGCTTGGATACTGACGATAAGCAGTTTGGCTACATAGTTGATTACAAAGATTTATTCCGTAAGGTTGAAGATGCTGTTTCTGTCTATACTTCAGAACTTGATTATGATGATTTTGAAAATACTGATTGCGATATTTTATTAAAAGACCGCTTGAAAAAAGGTCGCGAGCGATTAGATAATGCGCTGGAAGAAATAGCCCTACTCTGTGAACCTGTTGAGCCGCCCAAAGGAACAATAGAATACATCCGCTACTTCTGCGGCAATCCAGAAATCCCTGAAGAACTAAAAAGCCGTGAAGTTCAAAGAACTGCCTTATACAAAAACACAGCAACTTTAATACGCGCTTTTGCCAACATAGCTGATGAGATGGAAGAAGCAGGTTATACTGAAAATGAGATTGTAATTATCAAGAAGGAACTCGATTTTTACTTGAATCTCCGTGAAGAAATTAGAAAAGCAAGCGGTGAAACGCTCGACCTTAAAACTTATGAAGCAGACATGCGTCATTTGCTTGATAACTATATTCAAGCTGATGAGCCTCGAAAAATATCACCATTTGGCAATCTTTCACTCATTGAAATAATCGTGAAAACAGGTATTGCCGATGCTATAAAGAGCTTACCTAAAGGCATACAAAGCAGCCGGGAAGCTATTGCTGAAACCATTGCGAATAATGTGCGGCAGAAAATTATCAGGGAGCATTTAATAGACCCTGCCTTTTTTGAAGAAATGTCAAAGCTTCTTGATTTAATCATCCAAGAGCGCAAGACTAAAGCAATCAACCATGAGGAGTATTTGAAAAAGATTGCAGAGCTTGCCAAAATAGTATTCGAAGGGAAAAGTGAAACTACACCTCATATCTTAAATACACCAGCAAAGAGGGCATTGTACAATAATCTTGGTAAAGATGAAAACTTAGCTTTATCCATCCACAACAATGTTATCAAAAATAGACCGGATAATTGGAGAGGTCGCGAACTCAGAGAACGGGTAATTAAAGGTGAATTGTATAAAGTTTTAAAGGATGAAAAAGAAGTCGAAAGAATCTTTGTTATTATAAAACAACAGAATGAATATTGATATGAAAAAATTAAAATTGGGAAATATTTCAATAGATGTTATTCAGAAGAATATCAAAAACATTCATCTAAGTGTTCATCCGCCTACTGGTAGAGTTCGCATTTCCGCGCCTTTGCGATTGGATTTGGATACCATTAGAGTGTATGCTCTTTCAAAGCTTAGCTGGATAAAAAAGCAACAGGAGAAGTTTAGAAGCCAAGAAAGAGAAGCCCCCAGAGAGTTTCTTAATAAGGAAAGTCATTACTTTAAGGGCAAACGCTATTTGCTTAAAATAGTTGAAGAAAATGCAATCCCTAAAGTCATATTAAAACACAATGTCATAGAGCTTTATGTTAGGCCAGGTGCTGATATTGGAAAAAGAAAAAACATATTGGATGAATGGTATCGAGAAAAAATAAAAGAGTCTATTTCGCTTATTATTACAAAGTGGGAAAAGAAATTGAAGGTTCAGGTACATGAATTCAGAATAAAAAAGATGAGAACTAAATGGGGTACCTGTAATCGTGAAGCCAAGCGAATATGGTTGAACCTTGAGCTTGCTAAAAAGCCCGTCGAATGTTTGGAATATATTATTGTGCATGAAATGGTGCATTTGCTTGAAAGAACTCACAATGAAAGATTTATTTCCCTTATGAATAAATTTATGCCAAAATGGAAATTCTACAGAGATGAATTGAATAGATTGCCGGTTAAACATGAAAATTGGAAATACTGAAGTCTAAAATGGAACAGATTGTCACAGGTCGGATCCAACGACAACTACTATTCCTCTTCAACGACAATTACAATCACTATAATGGTATAAGAACATTGAGAGCAGCTATCACAACCGCAGGGGAAGCTGTTACACTTCCCCTGACCCGTGACAGCTGCATAAACCATAAAGATAAATCATATAATGCAATAACAACTTTAGGCTCGTTGTATTTTATTTCCAATTTAACTCCTTAATTTAAAGATATTTCTCAAAAAATATTTTCGATGGGGCTACGCCCCATACCCCTTTCCAAGAATCCAAGAAACAAGAATCCAAGCACCTAAGGAGACTTGACAGAGGAAAAAGAAACAATAACACGAAACCCCAACTTGTCG
Proteins encoded in this region:
- a CDS encoding M48 family metallopeptidase, with translation MKKLKLGNISIDVIQKNIKNIHLSVHPPTGRVRISAPLRLDLDTIRVYALSKLSWIKKQQEKFRSQEREAPREFLNKESHYFKGKRYLLKIVEENAIPKVILKHNVIELYVRPGADIGKRKNILDEWYREKIKESISLIITKWEKKLKVQVHEFRIKKMRTKWGTCNREAKRIWLNLELAKKPVECLEYIIVHEMVHLLERTHNERFISLMNKFMPKWKFYRDELNRLPVKHENWKY
- a CDS encoding restriction endonuclease subunit S, giving the protein MEVREGYKQTEVGVIPEDWEVTKVGEVANVKTGPFGSSLHERDYVTDGTPIITVEHLGEQGVFHYNLPMVSDIDKKRLNRYILQTNDIVFSRVGSIDRNSLISQEENGWLFSGRLLRIRLESKHNVASFLSYNFQQESTKQRIRSVAVGQTMASLNTQILKNISISLPPTKAEQTAIATALSDADALIQSLEKLIAKKRNIKQGAMQELLRPEKCEKVKLLGEICEINKGQLITSNDIVFGDVPVIAGGKSPAYYHNKPNRLGRTITISASGANAGYVAFHKTPIFASDCSTIEESDNYSIEFIFYLLCLKQKEIYATQSGGAQPHIHPIDLYPIETPILDIEEQQNIATILSDMDAEISALEAKLAKYKQVKQGMMQELLTGKTRLV
- a CDS encoding HsdR family type I site-specific deoxyribonuclease translates to MTQVGQIERLTQNRVVKLFHDELRYDYLGNWEGRPNNSNIEEEILTAYLTQKGYSSILINKALYELRTTANNYNESLYTNNKNVYKLLRYGVHVKAEAGDNFEPVQLIDWKNPEKNNFAIAEEVTIMGNREKRPDIVLYVNGIAIGVLELKRSTVSIGDGIRQSIVNQQREFIGSFFSTVQFIFAGNDSEGLRYGTIGTPEKFFLKWKEDVEDNTLSKLDKYLLKICYKKRLIELMYDFVLFDGGVKKLPRVHQYFAVKAAQEQIRKREGGIIWHTQGSGKSIIMVLLAKWILENNHDARVAIITDRDELDKQIERVFNDVGEPIKRSKSGLDLMAQLAQAKPRLFCSLVHKFGKKNVDNFEEFIKDLESKPSQAVGELFLFVDECHRTESGKLHRTMKAMLPGAVFIGFTGTPLLKKDKQTSQEVFGKFIHTYKFNEAVDDNVVLDLVYEARDIDQSISSPERIDAWFELKTRGLNDFQKSELKKKWGTMQKVLSCKSRMEKVVSDIIFDFNVKPRLSSERGNAILVASSIYEASRYYELFNNTGLKNRCALVTSYNPSNKDITTEDTGANTETEKETIYQIYSELLKNAAAKPNKTKTESYEDDVKEAFINEPANMRLLVVVDKLLVGFDAPSCTYLYIDKSMQDHGLFQAICRVNRLDTDDKQFGYIVDYKDLFRKVEDAVSVYTSELDYDDFENTDCDILLKDRLKKGRERLDNALEEIALLCEPVEPPKGTIEYIRYFCGNPEIPEELKSREVQRTALYKNTATLIRAFANIADEMEEAGYTENEIVIIKKELDFYLNLREEIRKASGETLDLKTYEADMRHLLDNYIQADEPRKISPFGNLSLIEIIVKTGIADAIKSLPKGIQSSREAIAETIANNVRQKIIREHLIDPAFFEEMSKLLDLIIQERKTKAINHEEYLKKIAELAKIVFEGKSETTPHILNTPAKRALYNNLGKDENLALSIHNNVIKNRPDNWRGRELRERVIKGELYKVLKDEKEVERIFVIIKQQNEY
- a CDS encoding N-6 DNA methylase — its product is TKITLYGQEKDSATSGLARMNMILHDNEIALIEQGNTLANPLFLNDNGALKTFDYVVANPPFSDKRWGNGVDAVGDIHGRFKDFGIPPSKNGDYAYLLHIIRSLKSKAKGACILPHGVLFRGNAEAEIRTNIIRRGYIKGIIGLPANLFYGTGIPACIIVLDKENAHNRKGIFMIDASKGYMKDGPKNRLRSMDIHKIVEVFNKQLEIDKYSKMIPFAAIEKNEYNLNIPRYIDSQEPEDIQDIEAHLLGDIPNADIDALENYWMVYPTLKTTLFGKSKRAKYSKLKVEKDLIKQTIFEHPEFAAFAKKMNALFTKWKKKSAGCLKALQAGAKPKEVIFDLSESLLAQYTGKKLIDKYDVYQHLMNYWDEVMQDDCYIIAVDGWKAETYRILVENKKKKMVDKGWTCDLIPKELVINRFFVEDKQAIEALAAESETIAGKLTELEEEHSGEDGVFAELDKVSKGNAQKLLKELKNETDAKKEIKIVETYLDLIKKQAVAKKQIKEAQADLDNKLYAKYPALSEDEIKTLVVDDKWMTAMEKEIRTEMDRISQRLTQRVKELAERYETPLPIQTTEVSKLEKRVNAHLKKMGFSWK